One region of Tachysurus vachellii isolate PV-2020 chromosome 11, HZAU_Pvac_v1, whole genome shotgun sequence genomic DNA includes:
- the orai1a gene encoding calcium release-activated calcium channel protein 1, with the protein MSSNEHSLQALSWRKLYLSRAKLKATSRTSALLSGFAMVAMVEVQLERDYKYPPLLLIAFSACTTVLVAVHLFALMISTCILPNIEAVSNVHNLNSVKESPHERMHHHVELAWAFSTVIGTFLFLIEVLLLCWVKFLPQKISLKDVAEASNSTGISAGEAAAYASTFIIIPCGIVFIIFAVHFYRSLVSHKTDRQFQELEELSNLTRLQNQLDNRVEAPNIQNAPAHFP; encoded by the exons ATGAGTTCAAACGAACACTCTCTGCAGGCTCTGTCATGGAGAAAGCTGTATCTGAGCCGAGCGAAGCTAAAGGCCACCAGCAGGACCTCAGCACTGCTCTCAGGCTTCGCCATG GTGGCGATGGTGGAGGTGCAGTTGGAGCGTGATTACAAGTACCCGCCCCTGCTCCTGATTGCGTTCAGCGCCTGCACCACGGTGTTGGTTGCAGTCCATCTCTTTGCCCTGATGATCAGTACCTGCATCCTGCCCAACATTGAGGCCGTGAGTAACGTTCACAACCTGAACtcggtgaaggagtctcctcaCGAGCGCATGCACCATCACGTGGAGCTCGCCTGGGCCTTCTCCACCGTCATCGGCACCTTCCTGTTCCTGATCGAGGTTCTGCTGCTCTGCTGGGTCAAATTCCTCCCGCAGAAAATTTCGCTGAAAGATGTCGCTGAGGCCTCTAACTCCACCGGGATCAGTGCCGGAGAGGCCGCCGCCTACGCCtccaccttcatcatcatccccTGTGGCATCGTCTTCATCATCTTCGCTGTCCATTTTTATCGCTCGCTTGTCAGCCACAAAACCGACCGTCAGTTTCAGGAACTTGAGGAGCTCTCCAACCTCACCAGGCTTCAGAATCAGCTCGACAATCGAGTGGAGGCTCCAAACATCCAGAACGCTCCTGCACACTTCCCCTGA
- the kdm2ba gene encoding lysine (K)-specific demethylase 2Ba isoform X2: MAMSLSADDEDYDSDTAEQQRPVNRPKPKMASTPTASTPTTSTSSSSTGGVVKLPSNRSSSGARRRRTRCRKCEACVRSECGECHFCKDMKKFGGPGRMKQSCIMRQCIAPVLPHTAVCVVCGEAGKEDTLDDEEEKFNAMLMECSICNEIVHPNCLKVKDAAGVVNDELPNCWECPKCNYAGKTGKQKRGPGFKYASNLPGSLLREQKSTRDGKEEGERRRTERDDTPRMSCEETPTLLMPRDVPRPRLDMPNFLRKKKKLFDDDDEEEDASAKKKLKKPWKPEESLLPKMSSMKMEEEEQSEEDEEKEEENKQPSRSTNRKEFGSVRKQEEERDEDEDDTHKFVKEEDEEDEGNEFQERAQRAQRAKRTQRRRTGRNEHVLANENLQPDESENDENDKKNFRNGENGERAHLRAREMNGASWDLRHFYPSQIVPLGLNRIPPPIRPPPPRSPPKCVQMERHVIRPPPICPPPDRLPLSDGRSHVMQREAWLAIFSHLSHRELCVCMRVCRTWNRWCCDKHLWTKINVSRCKSITPLMLSGIIRRQPIMLDLSWTNISKKQLSWLINRLPGLRVLVLSGCSWAAVSALCTSSCPLLRSLDLQWVEGLRDTQIKDLLSPPTDNRPGQMDTRSKLRNVLDLRLSGLDITDVSLRLIIKNMPLLKHLDLSYCNHVNDQSVNLLTAAGTTTRDSLTDINLSVCNRITDQSLSYFKRCASVCRIDLRFCKQVSRQACERFIAEMSVSVSFGLKEDKLLQKLS; this comes from the exons atggccatgtctctgagtgcAGACGATGAAGATTACGACTCGGACACAGCAGAAcag CAAAGGCCAGTCAACAGGCCCAAACCTAAGATGGCGTCCACGCCCACAGCATCCACACCCACCACGTCTacctcatcatcatccacaGGCGGTGTGGTGAAGTTACCATCAAACCGGAGCTCGTCGGGGGCAAGACGCAGACGGACACGCTGCAGGAAGTGTGAGGCGTGTGTGAGGAGCGAGTGTGGGGAGTGTCACTTCTGTAAGGACATGAAGAAGTTTGGGGGACCAGGACGCATGAAACAGTCCTGCATCATGAGGCAGTGTATTGCT cctGTTCTGCCCCACACAgcggtgtgtgtagtgtgtggagAAGCTGGTAAAGAGGACACACTGGACGATGAGGAGGAGAAATTTAATGCCATGCTAATGGAGTGTTCTATCTGCAATGAGATTGTCCACCCTAACTGCCTAAAG gtGAAGGACGCCGCAGGGGTAGTGAACGATGAGCTCCCTAACTGCTGGGAGTGTCCCAAATGTAACTACGCAGGGAAGACGGGGAAA CAAAAACGAGGCCCAGGATTTAAGTACGCGTCCAACTTGCCGGGCTCGCTGCTGCGGGAGCAGAAATCCACACGGGACGGCAAGGAAGAGGGTGAGCGTAGGAGGACCGAGAGGGACGACACCCCCAGGATGTCCTGTGAGGAGACGCCTACACTGCTGATGCCCAGAGATGTGCCCCGGCCCCGACTCGACATGCCCAACTTCctcaggaagaagaagaaactgtttGATGATGACGACGAGGAAGAGGATGCTAGTGCAAAGAAGAAG ctgAAGAAGCCGTGGAAGCCGGAGGAGTCGTTACTGCCCAAGATGTCCTCCATGaagatggaggaagaggagcaatcagaagaagatgaggagaaagaggaggagaacaAACAGCCGTCACGCAGCACAAACAGGAAAGAGTTTGGGTCCGTGCGCAAACAGGAGGAGGAAAGGGACGAGGACGAGGACGACACACACAAG TTTGTaaaggaggaggatgaggaggatgaaggCAATGAGTTTCAGGAACGAGCCCAGAGAGCTCAGCGTGCTAAACGGACACAGCGCAGGAGGACGGGACGGAACGAGCACGTGCTCGCTAACGAGAACCTGCAGCCTGATGAAAGTGAGAACGACGAGAACGACAAGAAAAACTTCCGTAACGgagagaatggagagagagCACACCTACGGGCACGTGAGATGAACG GTGCATCATGGGATTTGCGGCATTTTTACCCGTCTCAGATTGTACCACTGGGTCTGAACCGTATCCCTCCACCCATACGCCCCCCGCCCCCCCGCTCACCCCCTAAATGCGTTCAGATGGAGCGTCACGTGATCCGCCCTCCCCCCATATGCCCTCCTCCTGATAGGCTGCCACTGTCTGATGGCCGGAGCCACGTGATGCAGCGTGAAGCCTGGTTGGCTATTttcagtcacctgagtcaccgtgagctctgtgtgtgtatgcgagtgtgtcGCACCTGGAACCGCTG gtgctgcGATAAGCATCTGTGGACAAAGATCAATGTGAGCCGCTGTAAGTCCATTACACCTCTGATGTTGAGTGGAATAATCCGGAGACAGCCGATCATGCTGGACCTCAGCTGGACCAACATCTCCAAGAAGCAGCTGAGCTGGCTCATCAACAGACTGCctg gtctgCGTGTGCTGGTATTGTCCGGTTGTTCCTGGGCGGCCGTCTCTGCTCTCTGTACATCCAGTTGTCCCCTCCTGCGCTCTCTGGACCTGCAGTGGGTGGAGGGACTGAGAGATACACAGATTAAAGACCTGCTATCTCCACCTACAGACAACAgaccag gtcagATGGACACTCGGAGTAAACTGCGGAACGTTCTGGATCTGCGTCTCTCTGGGTTGGACATCACAGATGTGTCTCTGCGTCTCATCATTAAAAACATGCCACTGTTAAAACACCTGGATCTCAGTTACTGTAACCATGTCAACGACCAGAGCGTCAACCTGCTGACCGCCGCTGGGACCACCacacgtgactctctcactgacatcaacctgtcag tgtgtaacagGATAACGGATCAGTCCCTAAGCTACTTTAAGCGTTGTGCGAGTGTTTGCCGTATCGACCTGCGCTTCTGTAAGCAGGTGAGCAGGCAGGCGTGCGAGCGATTCATCGCCGAGATGTCGGTCAGCGTCTCATTTGGACTGAAAGAGGACAAACTGTTGCAGAAgctcagctaa
- the kdm2ba gene encoding lysine (K)-specific demethylase 2Ba isoform X1 yields the protein MAMSLSADDEDYDSDTAEQQRPVNRPKPKMASTPTASTPTTSTSSSSTGGVVKLPSNRSSSGARRRRTRCRKCEACVRSECGECHFCKDMKKFGGPGRMKQSCIMRQCIAPVLPHTAVCVVCGEAGKEDTLDDEEEKFNAMLMECSICNEIVHPNCLKVKDAAGVVNDELPNCWECPKCNYAGKTGKACKQKRGPGFKYASNLPGSLLREQKSTRDGKEEGERRRTERDDTPRMSCEETPTLLMPRDVPRPRLDMPNFLRKKKKLFDDDDEEEDASAKKKLKKPWKPEESLLPKMSSMKMEEEEQSEEDEEKEEENKQPSRSTNRKEFGSVRKQEEERDEDEDDTHKFVKEEDEEDEGNEFQERAQRAQRAKRTQRRRTGRNEHVLANENLQPDESENDENDKKNFRNGENGERAHLRAREMNGASWDLRHFYPSQIVPLGLNRIPPPIRPPPPRSPPKCVQMERHVIRPPPICPPPDRLPLSDGRSHVMQREAWLAIFSHLSHRELCVCMRVCRTWNRWCCDKHLWTKINVSRCKSITPLMLSGIIRRQPIMLDLSWTNISKKQLSWLINRLPGLRVLVLSGCSWAAVSALCTSSCPLLRSLDLQWVEGLRDTQIKDLLSPPTDNRPGQMDTRSKLRNVLDLRLSGLDITDVSLRLIIKNMPLLKHLDLSYCNHVNDQSVNLLTAAGTTTRDSLTDINLSVCNRITDQSLSYFKRCASVCRIDLRFCKQVSRQACERFIAEMSVSVSFGLKEDKLLQKLS from the exons atggccatgtctctgagtgcAGACGATGAAGATTACGACTCGGACACAGCAGAAcag CAAAGGCCAGTCAACAGGCCCAAACCTAAGATGGCGTCCACGCCCACAGCATCCACACCCACCACGTCTacctcatcatcatccacaGGCGGTGTGGTGAAGTTACCATCAAACCGGAGCTCGTCGGGGGCAAGACGCAGACGGACACGCTGCAGGAAGTGTGAGGCGTGTGTGAGGAGCGAGTGTGGGGAGTGTCACTTCTGTAAGGACATGAAGAAGTTTGGGGGACCAGGACGCATGAAACAGTCCTGCATCATGAGGCAGTGTATTGCT cctGTTCTGCCCCACACAgcggtgtgtgtagtgtgtggagAAGCTGGTAAAGAGGACACACTGGACGATGAGGAGGAGAAATTTAATGCCATGCTAATGGAGTGTTCTATCTGCAATGAGATTGTCCACCCTAACTGCCTAAAG gtGAAGGACGCCGCAGGGGTAGTGAACGATGAGCTCCCTAACTGCTGGGAGTGTCCCAAATGTAACTACGCAGGGAAGACGGGGAAAG CCTGCAAGCAAAAACGAGGCCCAGGATTTAAGTACGCGTCCAACTTGCCGGGCTCGCTGCTGCGGGAGCAGAAATCCACACGGGACGGCAAGGAAGAGGGTGAGCGTAGGAGGACCGAGAGGGACGACACCCCCAGGATGTCCTGTGAGGAGACGCCTACACTGCTGATGCCCAGAGATGTGCCCCGGCCCCGACTCGACATGCCCAACTTCctcaggaagaagaagaaactgtttGATGATGACGACGAGGAAGAGGATGCTAGTGCAAAGAAGAAG ctgAAGAAGCCGTGGAAGCCGGAGGAGTCGTTACTGCCCAAGATGTCCTCCATGaagatggaggaagaggagcaatcagaagaagatgaggagaaagaggaggagaacaAACAGCCGTCACGCAGCACAAACAGGAAAGAGTTTGGGTCCGTGCGCAAACAGGAGGAGGAAAGGGACGAGGACGAGGACGACACACACAAG TTTGTaaaggaggaggatgaggaggatgaaggCAATGAGTTTCAGGAACGAGCCCAGAGAGCTCAGCGTGCTAAACGGACACAGCGCAGGAGGACGGGACGGAACGAGCACGTGCTCGCTAACGAGAACCTGCAGCCTGATGAAAGTGAGAACGACGAGAACGACAAGAAAAACTTCCGTAACGgagagaatggagagagagCACACCTACGGGCACGTGAGATGAACG GTGCATCATGGGATTTGCGGCATTTTTACCCGTCTCAGATTGTACCACTGGGTCTGAACCGTATCCCTCCACCCATACGCCCCCCGCCCCCCCGCTCACCCCCTAAATGCGTTCAGATGGAGCGTCACGTGATCCGCCCTCCCCCCATATGCCCTCCTCCTGATAGGCTGCCACTGTCTGATGGCCGGAGCCACGTGATGCAGCGTGAAGCCTGGTTGGCTATTttcagtcacctgagtcaccgtgagctctgtgtgtgtatgcgagtgtgtcGCACCTGGAACCGCTG gtgctgcGATAAGCATCTGTGGACAAAGATCAATGTGAGCCGCTGTAAGTCCATTACACCTCTGATGTTGAGTGGAATAATCCGGAGACAGCCGATCATGCTGGACCTCAGCTGGACCAACATCTCCAAGAAGCAGCTGAGCTGGCTCATCAACAGACTGCctg gtctgCGTGTGCTGGTATTGTCCGGTTGTTCCTGGGCGGCCGTCTCTGCTCTCTGTACATCCAGTTGTCCCCTCCTGCGCTCTCTGGACCTGCAGTGGGTGGAGGGACTGAGAGATACACAGATTAAAGACCTGCTATCTCCACCTACAGACAACAgaccag gtcagATGGACACTCGGAGTAAACTGCGGAACGTTCTGGATCTGCGTCTCTCTGGGTTGGACATCACAGATGTGTCTCTGCGTCTCATCATTAAAAACATGCCACTGTTAAAACACCTGGATCTCAGTTACTGTAACCATGTCAACGACCAGAGCGTCAACCTGCTGACCGCCGCTGGGACCACCacacgtgactctctcactgacatcaacctgtcag tgtgtaacagGATAACGGATCAGTCCCTAAGCTACTTTAAGCGTTGTGCGAGTGTTTGCCGTATCGACCTGCGCTTCTGTAAGCAGGTGAGCAGGCAGGCGTGCGAGCGATTCATCGCCGAGATGTCGGTCAGCGTCTCATTTGGACTGAAAGAGGACAAACTGTTGCAGAAgctcagctaa